A window of Microbacterium sp. BK668 genomic DNA:
TCGATCGGAGCCCGCGATGAGTTCGGCGTGGTCGATCAGGCGCGAGCCCTCTCCCGAGAACTCGCGGCTCCTCATCGAGCGCGCCCATGAGGAGCTCGTCGCGGGGAACGCCGCCGACGTGCGGCTCGACGACGTGCGGCCCCTCGTGCGCGAGTCATGGCGGCGGTCCCTCGAGCACCTCGTCGGTGCCGAATCGCTTCCGCCCCTCGACCTCGCCTCCCCTCAGCTCGACCGATATCGGCGGGAGCACCCGCTGGCGGGGGTCATCGACATGATCCGCGGCCTCCTCGTCCCCGGCGACCCTGACGACGCGGGGGTCGTCGTCGTGGTCGGGGATGCGGCCGGCCGGCTGCTGTGGGTGGAGGGCGACCGCCGCGTCCGCGCCCTGACGGGCGACATGGGATTCGTACCGGGGGCGAAGTGGTCGGAGGATGCCGTCGGCACGTCGGCGCCGGGCACCGCGATCGCCCTCGACCGTTCCGTGCAGATCCGCGGCGCCGAGCACTTCAACCGGCTCGTGCAGCCCTGGTCGTGCACGGCAGCGCCCGTCCACGACCCCGAGACCCGCCGGATCCTCGGCGTCATCGACGTCACCGGCGGCGACCAGGTCGTCACGCCCCAGGCGCAGCTGCTCGTGGATGCCACGGCCCGCGCCGTCGAGGGGGAGCTCCTCCTCGCCCGGCTGCGCGCACGGGATGCGGCGCCGCCCCGGCGCGCGAGGCGCCGGCCGGAGGCGGCGCGGACGACCCTCCGGGTGCTGGGTCGCGATCGGGCGCTGCTCGAGGTGTCTGGCGACGGCGTAGAGACCGTGTCGGAGCTCGGGCTGCGCCACGCCGAGCTGCTGCTCATGCTCGCCACCCACCGGCAGGGCCTCTCGGCGGAGCGGCTGGCGGAGCTCGTGTACGGGGATGCCGAGGCCGCTGTCACGCTTCGCGCCGAGGTCGTGCGCTTGCGCAAGGCGCTCGAGCGGGCCGCACCGCACCTCCGGCTCGAGTCGCGGCCGTACCGCTTCCCCACATCCGTCGAGACGGATGCGCACCAGGTGCTCGGCCTGCTCGACCGCGGCGCCCACCGGGTGGCCCTGGCCGCCTACCGCGGGGAGGTGCTGCCGGACTCCACTGCTCCGGGCGTCGAGGACTTCCGCGACAGCGTCCGCACGACATTGCGGGAGGCCCTGCTGGCCGCGGCATCCGTCGACGTACTGCTGGCCTTCGCGGACACGACCGCCGGAGCCGACGATGAGGAAGTGCTGCGCCTGTGCCTCTCCCTCCTTCCCGCCCGCTCTCCCAAGCGCGCGGGATTGGTGGCCCGTATCGAGCGCCTCGAGAAGATCTCGACGAATCCCTAGCGAAACTAGGAAAAGATCGCTAGCCTGTCTAGCGAAAGCAGGATCCGGCGCCGCTTGCCGGCGCTCCCTCGCCAGGACGCCCGCCGAACTCCCACATCTCGGCGGGCGTTCTTCATGCGGGCGCCGCTGTCCCCCGGGCCGATGCAACGCGATGCAACCTCCCGCCGCCTACTTTCGACGCAGCGCGGCACCGACGCCGTGCATCAGCGTCGAAGGAGACAACATGACCATCGTCGGAGAGGGTGTGTCGAGCGTCTACGCGGCTCCCGGGCAGCGGGGCTCGGTCGCGAACTACCGCCCGCGGTACGGCCACTACATCGGGGGCGAGTTCGTCGAGCCCGTCAAGGGCCAGTACTTCGAGAACATCTCACCCGTCAATGGCAAGCCGTTCACCGAGGTGGGCCGCGGGACGGTCGAGGACATCGACCGGGCCGTCGAGGTCGCCTGGCGCGCGTTCGACAGCTGGAAGCGCACGACGCCGGCCGAGCGGGCCGTCATCCTCAACCGGATCGCCGATCGCATCGAGCAGAACCTGGAGCGGATCGCCGTCGCCGAGACGTGGGAGAACGGCAAGCCGGTGCGCGAGACGCTCGCCGCCGACATCCCGCTCGCGGTCGACCACTTCCGGTACTTCGCCGGCGTGCTGCGGGCGCAGGAGGGGTCCCTCAGCCAGCTGGACGACGACACGGTGGCGTATCACTTCCACGAACCGCTCGGCGTCGTGGGCCAGATCATCCCGTGGAACTTCCCCATCCTCATGGCGACATGGAAGCTCGCCCCGGCGCTCGCGGCCGGAAACTGCGTCGTGCTGAAGCCCGCGGAGCAGACCCCCGCCTCGATCCTCTTCCTGTTCGAGATCATCGGAGACCTGCTCCCCGCCGGCGTCGTCAACATCGTGAACGGCTTCGGCATCGAGGCAGGTGCGCCGCTCGCGCAGCACAAGAGGATCCGCAAGGTCGCGTTCACGGGCGAGACCACGACGGGGCGCCTGATCATGCAGTACGCCTCGCAGAACCTCATCCCGGTCACCCTGGAGCTCGGCGGCAAGAGCGCGAACGTCTTCTTCGAGGACGTCGCGCGCTCCACCAACGACGCGTACTACGACAAGGCGCTCGAGGGCTTCACGTTCTTCGCCCTGAACCAGGGCGAGGTCTGCACGTGCCCGTCGCGCGCGCTGATCCAGCGCTCGATCTACGACCGGTTTCTCGCCGACGGACTGGATCGCGTCTCGAAGATCGTGCAGGGCAATCCGCTGGACCCGGCGACGATGATCGGCGCCCAGGCATCCAACGACCAGCTCGAGAAGATCCTCAGCTACATCGACATCGGCACCCAGGGCGGGGCCAAGCTCCTCGCCGGCGGCGAGCGCGTCGACCTCGGCGGAGACCTGAGCGAGGGCTTCTACGTCGCACCGACGGTGTTCGAGGGCACGAACGACATGCGCATCTTCCAGGA
This region includes:
- a CDS encoding GAF domain-containing protein — protein: MSSAWSIRREPSPENSRLLIERAHEELVAGNAADVRLDDVRPLVRESWRRSLEHLVGAESLPPLDLASPQLDRYRREHPLAGVIDMIRGLLVPGDPDDAGVVVVVGDAAGRLLWVEGDRRVRALTGDMGFVPGAKWSEDAVGTSAPGTAIALDRSVQIRGAEHFNRLVQPWSCTAAPVHDPETRRILGVIDVTGGDQVVTPQAQLLVDATARAVEGELLLARLRARDAAPPRRARRRPEAARTTLRVLGRDRALLEVSGDGVETVSELGLRHAELLLMLATHRQGLSAERLAELVYGDAEAAVTLRAEVVRLRKALERAAPHLRLESRPYRFPTSVETDAHQVLGLLDRGAHRVALAAYRGEVLPDSTAPGVEDFRDSVRTTLREALLAAASVDVLLAFADTTAGADDEEVLRLCLSLLPARSPKRAGLVARIERLEKISTNP
- a CDS encoding aldehyde dehydrogenase family protein — translated: MTIVGEGVSSVYAAPGQRGSVANYRPRYGHYIGGEFVEPVKGQYFENISPVNGKPFTEVGRGTVEDIDRAVEVAWRAFDSWKRTTPAERAVILNRIADRIEQNLERIAVAETWENGKPVRETLAADIPLAVDHFRYFAGVLRAQEGSLSQLDDDTVAYHFHEPLGVVGQIIPWNFPILMATWKLAPALAAGNCVVLKPAEQTPASILFLFEIIGDLLPAGVVNIVNGFGIEAGAPLAQHKRIRKVAFTGETTTGRLIMQYASQNLIPVTLELGGKSANVFFEDVARSTNDAYYDKALEGFTFFALNQGEVCTCPSRALIQRSIYDRFLADGLDRVSKIVQGNPLDPATMIGAQASNDQLEKILSYIDIGTQGGAKLLAGGERVDLGGDLSEGFYVAPTVFEGTNDMRIFQEEIFGPVVSVTSFDGFDDAISIANDTLYGLGAGVWSRSGDTAYRAGRAIEAGRVWTNTYHQYPAHAAFGGYKQSGIGRENHLKMLDHYQQTKNLLVSYAEGAMGFF